The DNA segment AGCACTTAGTAACTTAAATTTCCCCCTGTAAAGCAAGTCAATATAGTCACTATCCATGACTGACATGGTATTTTCAGAcgtacattttcttctgttgctacTGATAAATTTCAAGTAACTTAGTGTATGTTCTGAGATGTCAGATTTATTAACAGTAGACAATTATTTTGTGAAGAAGCAAGTACAACAGATGACTTTGAATATGCCACTCTCATAAGCAGAATATAAGAGGAGATGGATTCTCTCCACAgactaagaaaagaaaacctgtggCTACAGCACACATGTAGAATCCTGAGAACCAGCACATATTCTCAGCCTACCAGGTAATTACTATACAAACTTCCTGGCACTTCCAGTGTTTCTAAAGTCAGGATGAAATTTAAATGTTCCAGGGGACACGAATACAATGAAGGAGATGGAACTGTGATATTCAACTTGTTGCTGTTCCAAAATGCTCTTTAGGGCTCCTGAGACTGAtcacagaaatttaaattattgaTCAGTTCTATTTGTCATTATTTACAGAGCTAGTATATTACAATGGATTAATAAACTATGGGATAAGTTTATTCTACAACTATTTGAAGACTGCCTACTTAACACCTGTAGTTAATTTGTTTCCTCATACTGGTATCAGCAGAACTGATTGTAGATTCACTTACATATAAAGAAAGTAAGTTTTATTCCAACACTTCACATGTAttgttatttctctttatttttatatacacacatgcagcTGTATTATAGAACAGAGTTAATCAACATATTTCTAAGAGATGTACATGCttactatttttacttttatttctaggCTATAAAAACAAGCCAAACCAAAACGGCAATACAAAAGAAGCATTTTCGAAACAACACAGaacttaattaaaattatttctcaacAATACAGTGATCACCAGGATACAAACAGAAGCGGAAAATAATAGTCTGTGATATACACAATGTCAGAACAGATACTTTACTAAACTCAAACAGATCATTATTCTGTGAACAAAATGTTCAACCTCATACTACAATGGCCAATTCACTGTCACTATGAAGGCATCTCGTTTTCAGTTTCACATGATGAATTAGAGAAGCAACTATTTCACAGCAACTGTGCTCAGGCAAATAGCAGCTGCTGTCTCCTCAGAAGCTGTCTTATTCttcctcaaggaaaaatattgtattaattGCATACACTATGGACCTGAAGCCAAAAAATGCTCTATTGGCTTAGGagttatgaaaggaaaaagttccTTCCCCCTTAGACTAGACTAGAGAATTATTGTATTACTTGGCTACAATTTCAGCACatcagctgcagggaaggaatTAGGGATGAACAGTGCAACAGATGATCTGATGCCCACATGCACATCTCTGAAGAGCTCCTCCCCTCTTTTTATCATTCTCCTGAAAACAGTTCTTAATTCTGCCCTCAAGATTTACTTGTGACAGATCACAAAGAGCACAAACAGAATTCCAAGTTAAACAGAATGCATCCTAAACTATAAATAAACATCTCACTAACCTGTTTCATCTCTCATTTCCAGACCCTTGGCTTTGAGTcttgaataaataaattcttctttttcctgaaacaagGTTTTCCACATTAGAATCTGATGTGCTCAGTCCTTGAAATTAACCATTGTTTTTAATCACATAGCAGTGTAGTGCTTAACACCTTCTGAAATAACCAGCAATATTCACTGTACTTGGAAACATCACCAAAACATTTCCCTGAATCCAGCGAGTTAGTTAAACTGGTAACTTTGTCACTTAGATCCTGCTACGTGCATGCATTCAAGTAAGCGTTCTACTGAAACATAAACCACTTATTTGTGGAGTAAAGTTACAGCCGAGCCTCAGTATTGCTTGACAGGATCTGAACATTCAGTTTGTAAGAAACTATTaagatggctttaaactgaaaaagggtagGCTTAGattggatataaggaagaaattctttactgtgagggtggtgaggcactggaacagctGCCCAGcgaagctgtggatgccccatccctgggactgctcagggccaggctggatggggctttgagcaacctggcctagtggaaggtgtccctgcccatggcagagcattggaactagatgatctttgaggtcccttccaacccaaaccattccatgattccaTGTACTGTATTCTCAAGTTAATTTGAATAGAGAAAAACATGCAgcctttaaaaactgaaacttCTTAGATCGAAACAGAATAGTTATTTGTACATAAGCTTTTCAAACTTAAAAAGCAGTTCtatggaattaaaaaacaagCTTTGTTTTGTCCTCTGAGATCTTTGCAAGTTGGGGAGGGTATGATGATCAAAGATCATCACAAACTATGGTGAATTCCTGAACTGTTACAGTTCTTCCAACAAAATTCAGTGTCTTTAACCAATGCTGCGATCAGGAAAGAAGACAGACCATGACTGAAAAGTCTGTGCTTTTAGCTTTGTTGGGGTTTACTGCCAGTGAAACAGGGCACGTCCCCGATTTACCCTTGGTGATTATACCCAGTTTCTCTCATGAcagagaaagagctgcagaacaTTTTCAACAGCCACTCTAGTCACAGACAGGTCTTGCATGTAGGGTggctactttttattttcagtgcaagaCAGGAAAACGGCTAATATCATTATATGCCACTAAACAGCAATAAGTTTAGTTTTGTatgtcattttaaagaaatgaatgaCAAAAAATTTCCACAAAGGCTCCGTGCTTACTAAAAGAAACAGTATCAATTACCACCCAGTAACAGCAGGAGAACTAAATATTACTTCACAGAGACCAAACTGCCTGATTTCAGGTGGGTGTGCCGGAGCTGAGCATCACAGGGTGTTGCAGTGGGCTCACCTGGCGGAAGGCACAGTTGTGCAGTGCCCAGAAGCGCTGGTCACAGGCCTGGGACTCCTGCCGTGCCTCCCGCAGCCGCCGCTCCAGGGGTGACTCCTCAGGGGGCACGTAGAAGATGACCGGGCGCAGGTTGGAACGCGTGTCAGGGGGGCCAATCCAGTCATTACGCGAGTGTGCAGGGGGGCTGAAACCCAGGCCCTTGAAAATACAGGCAGAATTCATTACAACCAATTTGAGACAGACTCCAAAACTCCACACAACCTTCAAACATAACAGTTTAACAAGTTCAGAATTGTGCGCATTCATTTACCCCGACTGAAAGCAATGTGATACGtttaaaatttatgtttatttaGAAGTACGCTACAGAGAAGATACCTTCAACTCTTCCAACAGACGCAAATCTTTGTTATTTccaaaaagcaactttttttctaaaatttttctATCACTGATGTTCTActtccttaaaatatttgatgGCACGAACTAGCAAGTATGTAAGTCTTCATAATGCTACTTTCTTCGTGCATCCCTGCAAACACGCAGAAGCGCGCAGCTTTTCAGGCCGGGCTTAGTGAGATCTGGCTCCAACAGCTCGTGACTTACCGCTCCGTTTGTGAGCGCGTTTTACCTCCCGTGTGCCCCCGCACCCCACCCGCGGAGGCCCGCCTGGGATTTTCAAACACCGGGGGCGCTGGAAAACACGTAAACAACGCGAGGCCGCGGGAAAGGCAGGCTTTTACCGGGACGCGCTGCCGCGGGGGCGGcctcccccgctcccccctcAGAGCTCCGCGGGGGCGGGAGATCCCGAGGCCTCCCCGCGGCAGGCCGGCTCCAGGGCGCAGGAGCTGCTCCCCGCCCAGATTTACCGCGTTCTCCTGCCGCTCTCCGCGTccagcggcggggccgccggcagaggaggagaagggggcggaagagaggaggaggcggcggcggcagccaCCCCACCGCAGCACCCTGGCAGCCGCCATCGCCTGCCGGCGCCTGGCGCTTTACGGCGGTGTCGCAAAGgcaggggcgggcgggcgcgggaCGGCGGCCGGGGGCGGTGCTGGGAAGGGGCCGCGTCGCTCGGCCGCGCCGTTCctgcccccgcggccgcccgcccggcggggcggggctgccgGTGTGCATTCCGCTCGGCCCGTGGcgcagcgccgggccgggcagcggaTCCCTCGGCCGGGCGACCGGCGGGTGAGGCGGgccgggagggagggagagtgTACCGGGCGGCGGCGGTGAGGGGATTTgcggcgggggtgggggggaggcggcggcggccgagCCTCTTCTCAGCGTGCCCTGGGCTCCCCCGGGGTGGCCCGGTGTCATCGCCACTCACCGCTTCCTGGGGCCCCATCgccgggggggcgcgggcgggagGTGGCTGCCATggaggggccgggccggcgggtGCTGCGGGGCGCGGGCCGGGAAGGGCCCTGCCGGTGGCCGTGTGCCCcgggggcggggaagggccctGCCGGGGCCGTGCgtccgggggcgggggggccgtgcgccccgggggcgggggcctGCCGGGGTTTGTGCGccccgggggcgggggtgtgtgGAGCTGTGcgccccgggggcggggggggtccTGCCGGGGGCCGTGCgccccgggggcgggcggcctTTGCCGCTGTTCCCGCGGGCTGCGGGCGGCCGGTCCGTGCGGCGGCGCCTGCAGAGGCCGAGCGGGCGGGGAGGGCTGCAGGCGGCGGGTAAAGGCGAGGAGCTGGCGTGTGGTAACTAAAGCatcacccctgcagccccagcggGAGGAGGAGGTGTGCGGCGGTAGAGGAATGGCTATGAAATACCAGCCGAGCGGTTTATTCCTGTCGCTACACATATTTAAAATAGCTGTAATGCTGAAGTGCTTCAGAATGTCGTTTAAGTTGCGGTATGTGCTTGCTTAGCACTTTATTAATGACCGGTCTTCTCCTCACTTTCCTTGTAGTTCATCTGAAACtggacaaaagaaaagaatggatATGGGTAACCAACACCCATCCATAAAACGGTTGcatgaaatacagaaggaaGTCAAAGAGATTGAACAGCAAGTGGTTGTCTTCAGTGGTCTCTCTACTGATCGAGATTACAAGAAATTAGAAAGGAGTCTTACTAAACAGCTCTTTGAGATTGATTCTGTAGACACCGAAGGAAAGGGGGATATTCAGCAAGCCAGGAAGAGAGCTGCTCAGGAAACAGAGAGGCTGCTTAAGGAACTGGAACAAAATGCAAACCATCCGCGCAGACTGGAAATAGAGGCTATATTCAAGGAGGCACAGTCACTTGTGGAACGTGAGATCACACCTTTTTACGAAGGAGGTAACTGTATAAGCGACGAATTTGAAGAAGGTATTCAGGACATTGTGTTGAGGCTTACCCAGGTGAAAACCGGAGGGAAAGTTTCTTTACGCAAAGCAAGATATCGCACTCTGACAAAAGTATGTGCTGTTCAGGAGATTATAGAAAGCGGTGTAAAGCAACAGCTGTCCCTGCCACTCTCTAATGATGCGCATCCTTCGGTCTCCAAAATTAACTCTGTAATGTGTGATGTGAACAAAGCAAGAGGAACTCTTATTGCGCTTCTCATGGGAGTGAGTAGTAATGATACCTGCAAGCATCTGTCCTGTGTGCTTACAGGCCTCATTGCTGATTTGGATGCTTTAGATGTCTGTGGTCACACGGAaataagaaattacagaaaggaAGTCGTAGAAGAGATCAATAAATTGCAGAAGTACCTGGACTTGGAAGAAGAAGCAAATTCTACTCACGCTTATGATTTGGCACAAAACCAGTCCATTCTAAAAATAGAAGAGATCCgtaagaaaatgaaggaagttaattcattacttttaaaaacagaaaatgcttctgATTTGTATTTAGGATCCAAAGCAGAATTGCAGGGGTTAATTGCCCACTTAGATGAGGTGAGTCCAGGAAAAAACCCTTGTATTAGAGAAGCCAGGAGAAGAGCAGTAATAGAAGTTCAAACTCTTATAACATACATTGATTTGAAGGAAGCActtgaaaaaaggcaaatgtatTCTGAGCAAACTGCTGCCGAACATCAGTCTCATAAAGCAGTTTGGACTGTTCTTGGAAACTTGTCTCAAATTCAGCAGGAGGTGATTTCATTTGATGGAAACAGAACGGATAAAAATTACATGAGATTGGAAGAACTTCTTACGAAACAACTTCTAGCACTTGATGCTGTTGATCCACAAGGTGACGAGCGGTGTAAGGCTGCCAGAAAGCAAGCAGTAAAGCTTGCGCAGAATATTCTTTACTATCTGGACATGAAAACAGATGAATGGGAATACTGAAACAGCCATGGCCtaacacagaacattttttcctttggcactTTATGCAGATCACTGGCAGCGCATAATAAAAGTGGAGTGTTCTGTGCTTGCTTAAATCACGGAGATTGCATAAGCAGTTGACTTGGCTATATGTCTGCTATCCCACGCAGTCACCCACTTGCCATGGCAACTGTCAGTACACCATCAGCAATTCTGGTCATTGCTACAAGCAAAGAAGTGCAATTCTCTGAAGGAATAGTTTAATACTTGATCAAATGGtggcttccccccccaccccccccccccccccgtttttgttttaataaccTTGTGCAATGTTCAGCAAGTGCAGATTTATTAAATGTGGGGAATCTTCCTTATGGTACAGTGCTggcaaaactattttaaaaagactggATATGAAAATTAGTTTCCAAGCATGAGGCTCCATCCAGCAACTTCACAGCAGTCTGGATATACTCTTAATGTGGTGTTACGACAAAGTATTAAGGGCAAAAAACCTGCTGGCTTTTGGGTTGTACTTGATTTATTCCATCCATCACACCTTTCTGGGTGTTTAGATTTCTAAATTAATGGAGCTGGAATGCCAACTGCAAATTAACATTTACATAGGCAAAGCCAattaggtctttttttttttttttttttttttaataccagaGCCCTTTGATTTGCAAAACCAGGTCTTTTGTTAGGGAAAAGTCTTTCCAATTACTCCTTTAAGGTACTGAGGCTTGGAGAGGAAGATCTGTACATACATACTGATCAGATAAACGGGATGTTGAGGATTTCAGCTGCCATCCATAAACCCCTGAAAACTGCACTGAACTTTATTTAGGGGCTGCTTAGGTGTCTTTTTAAACTCGGTTGTTAGATCTGGTTTCGACTTGTCTTTTCacaagaaaacaggaacagaaattcACTTTGAAGTGAATGAGcattttggaattatttttgtaaaattagGTAGCGAGCTATAAAGATGTCCTCGATGTAAATGTGTGTTACATATTTTATACTGGTCAGGTGTGGTTTCAAACATGTCTTGGAAAGGACTTGTGGCAAATGTCTCTCTTTGCAACTCATCACTTAATTGTTTTAATAACTTCATAAATAAGCTTGCTTGTACTATTGTATGTACCTACCTTTTTATTTGTGGCTGCTAGTGCCAATCACATTTCTACTGGAGCAtgttttttggcatttttttgaGAGCATGGCATTGAAATGAATTAATTATAAAGATATATTGAATTATGGATATTTTTGCACTTAGCTCCTTCATGTTGAATTAATGAATTATTGTTCTATAGATGATGATTTGCACCACTTTAAGGAGTAAAAACCATTTCggatgttaaaataaatatttttagatctATTTTTGACTGATTAGAGATGACAGTACTGTCTGTGAGAGACAAGTGCCTTTATGACACCACTAACTTGCACCGTCATATGTAGATATAGGAACTGTTTACTGGCAGCTTGATATATTTGTAATCTTTGCAAACTGGATTtctcacatatatatatataattctaCTATAATATCTGTCAAATTAATGTAATAGTTGAAAATTGTTCTCTAGAATCCTGAGAATGAATATCGAATTTGGGAAGTAAGTGTTCTGCTTATAAACGAATGCATTGACATGGGGATGGGGGACTTGGGGCAGGTCTTTTGTGCCTATTGCTACAGGAAGGAGAGGATATGTTTGCTCCACAACATGCTTTGAGATGTGGATGAAA comes from the Falco cherrug isolate bFalChe1 chromosome 7, bFalChe1.pri, whole genome shotgun sequence genome and includes:
- the BAG5 gene encoding BAG family molecular chaperone regulator 5, producing MDMGNQHPSIKRLHEIQKEVKEIEQQVVVFSGLSTDRDYKKLERSLTKQLFEIDSVDTEGKGDIQQARKRAAQETERLLKELEQNANHPRRLEIEAIFKEAQSLVEREITPFYEGGNCISDEFEEGIQDIVLRLTQVKTGGKVSLRKARYRTLTKVCAVQEIIESGVKQQLSLPLSNDAHPSVSKINSVMCDVNKARGTLIALLMGVSSNDTCKHLSCVLTGLIADLDALDVCGHTEIRNYRKEVVEEINKLQKYLDLEEEANSTHAYDLAQNQSILKIEEIRKKMKEVNSLLLKTENASDLYLGSKAELQGLIAHLDEVSPGKNPCIREARRRAVIEVQTLITYIDLKEALEKRQMYSEQTAAEHQSHKAVWTVLGNLSQIQQEVISFDGNRTDKNYMRLEELLTKQLLALDAVDPQGDERCKAARKQAVKLAQNILYYLDMKTDEWEY